One part of the Musa acuminata AAA Group cultivar baxijiao chromosome BXJ1-5, Cavendish_Baxijiao_AAA, whole genome shotgun sequence genome encodes these proteins:
- the LOC135673038 gene encoding serine/threonine-protein kinase VPS15-like isoform X2, producing the protein MVVDLDHLVVQLLCAVEQGHNKGVCHGDIKCENVLVTSWNWLYLADFASFKPTYIPDDDPSDFSFFFDTGGRRRCYLAPERFYDHGSESQVAADAPLKPSMDIFSLGCVIAELFLEGQPLFELSQLLSYRRGQYDPSQYLEKIQDDGIRKMILHMIQLDPNARLTCESYLQNYASSIFPNYFAPFLHKFFSCLVPLDSDTRVAATQSAFQKIHEQMMNFRSSEDIVSDPSTCSKSTDDEGFQHTEGGRQSMQSARGNERGKLEKVTVADHIQLVGDITSLLKDAENISRKTHSDVAQRKSTLISSNDSDAACTPFSKQFMHLKEQALGDSKGHKQKETIFLRKILKSDLDALMDEYDSQTDTYGMPSFPGSECKVSCEGMVLIASLVCSCIRSVKQPQLRRAGLILLKTSSSYIDDEDRLQHVLPYVIVMLSDPAAIVRCAALETLCDILPSVQDFPPSDAMIFPEYILPMLSMLPDDPEESVRICYASNISKIAMTAYRFLIRSEHISDGVPLDRSGLVQKSQSLPMESPRKKQGHKVDGQLVQLRKSIAEIVQELVMGAKQTPNIRRALLQDIGRLCYFFGQRHSNDLLLPILPAFLNDRDEQLRAVFYGQIIFVCFFVGQISVEEYLLPYIEQALSDEMEAVIVNALECLSMLCKSGFLQKRMLRGLIEKAFPLLCYPIQWVRRSAVTFIAASSESLGPVDSYVYLFPVLRSFFHREPTSLSSETSLLSCLKPPVSKTVYYQVVENARSPYMLERQRKIWYCRSSNSNQWETVEHTRKVAGDVKSIKSPVKRESNAQSGKYVNSITQNSPLPIIEDVAIRTGTPFQSTSGSVDIRDSLSSEKLQFSGFISAQITARNNYLCDGPGEGIPLYSVCVDKRTAGVSVGSESSMNWNPKGVAASCMPWLEPVNKQFGLSSSVPPKLVSSSFFNISNNVKQVQKPAQDPEARDSEQSAYVTSKFQDITVCDTLKGSSSMAGDDASQSDLGGLSALARASSIPDTEWKPRGVLVAHLQEHRSAVNDIAISNDHTFFISASDDSTVKIWDTRKLEKDISFRSRLTYSLDGSRALCATMLRGTAQVVLGASDGRVHLFSVDYISRGFGNVIERYSGVADIKKREVGEGAILSLLNCSSADSCISQTVLFSTQRCGVHLWDTRMNSEAWTFKAVPDEGYVSSLVMGQCGNWFVSGSSRGFLTLWDLRFLLPVNSWQYPTVCPVEKLCLLIPPANSSSTVTRPLVYVAAGHNEVSLWNAENGSCHQVLRVASGENEAETSNVTRALARPSSKQSSKPDGKRGTSSKYRTDELNEPAPRLQGIRSLLPLPGGDLLTGGTDLRIRYWDHSSPDHSYCVCGPSTKGVRNDEYYDIRSSFGIQVVQEMNKRPAASKLAQKALLSMAATDSAGCHRDSVLSLASAKLSQRLLISSSRDGAIKVWK; encoded by the exons ATGGTTGTGGACTTAGATCATTTGGTTGTGCAGTTACTCTGTGCTGTGGAGCAGGGTCACAACAAAGGAGTTTGCCATG GTGATATCAAGTGTGAGAATGTTCTTGTTACTTCTTGGAATTGGCTATATCTTGCCGACTTTGCATCTTTCAAGCCAACATACATACCGGATGATGACCCTTCAGATTTTTCATTCTTCTTTGACACTGGTGGGAGGAGGCGATGTTATCTCGCACCTGAG AGATTTTATGATCATGGAAGTGAATCACAAGTTGCAGCGGATGCACCTTTAAAGCCATCTATGGACATCTTCTCACTGGG GTGTGTTATTGCTGAGCTTTTTCTGGAGGGGCAACCATTATTTGAGTTATCCCAGCTACTTTCATATCGCCGAGGGCAATATGACCCTAGTCAATACCTTGAAAAG ATACAAGATGATGGAATCCGGAAAATGATACTTCACATGATTCAGTTGGACCCAAATGCAAGGCTAACATGTGAAAGTTATTTGCAAAATTATGCGTCTTCTATATTTCCGAATTATTTTGCACCATTTCTTCACAAATTCTTTTCTTGTCTGGTTCCTCTTGACTCGGATACAAGG GTTGCAGCCACACAAAGCGCCTTCCAGAAGATACATGAGCAAATGATGAATTTTAGATCATCTGAGGACATTGTTTCTGATCCATCCACTTGTTCAAAATCCACAGATGATGAAGGTTTTCAACATACAGAAGGTGGGAGACAAAGCATGCAATCGGCAAGAGGGAATGAAAGAGGGAAGTTGGAGAAAGTCACAGTTGCTGACCATATACAGCTTGTTGGAGATATTACTTCACTTCTCAAGGATGCAGAAAACATAAGCCGTAAAACACATTCGGATGTAGCACAGAGAAAATCTACATTGATCTCCTCAAATGACTCTGACGCCGCCTGCACTCCATTTTCTAAACAATTTATGCATTTGAAAGAACAGGCTTTAGGTGATTCCAAAGGACATAAGCAGAAAGAAacaatttttttaagaaagatcCTTAAAAGTGACTTGGACGCTCTGATGGATGAATATGATAGCCAGACAGATACATATGGCATGCCGTCTTTTCCAGGGTCAGAGTGTAAAGTCAGCTGCGAAGGCATGGTCCTAATTGCATCTTTAGTTTGCTCATGCATAAGAAGTGTAAAGCAACCACAGCTGAGGAGGGCTGGTCTTATTTTACTAAAGACTTCTTCCTCATACATTGATGATGAAGATCGTTTGCAACATGTACTTCCATATGTTATTGTGATGCTCTCTGATCCAGCTGCAATTGTGCGTTGTGCTGCTCTTGAAACATTGTGTGACATTTTGCCTTCAGTCCAAGACTTTCCTCCGAGTGATGCAATGATATTTCCCGAGTATATTCTTCCAATGCTTTCCATGCTTCCTGATGATCCAGAAGAAAGTGTTAGGATATGTTATGCAAGTAACATTTCTAAGATTGCAATGACTGCTTATAGATTCTTGATTCGCTCCGAGCACATATCTGATGGAGTACCTCTTGATAGATCTGGTCTAGTTCAAAAATCGCAATCCCTTCCTATGGAATcaccaagaaagaagcaaggccATAAAGTTGATGGTCAGCTTGTGCAGTTGAGAAAATCCATAGCTGAAATTGTGCAGGAATTGGTAATGGGTGCAAAGCAAACTCCAAATATCCGTAGAGCTCTCCTGCAAGATATTGGTCGTCTTTGTTATTTCTTTGGGCAGAGGCATAGTAATGACTTGTTGTTGCCCATCCTACCAGCATTTCTTAATGATCGAGATGAGCAACTTCGAGCAGTTTTTTACGGGCAGATAATTTTTGTCTGCTTTTTTGTCGGTCAAATAAGTGTTGAGGAATACCTTTTGCCCTATATCGAACAGGCGTTGAGCGATGAAATGGAGGCTGTAATTGTGAATGCTTTAGAATGCTTATCCATGTTGTGCAAGAGTGGTTTTCTACAGAAAAGGATGCTTCGTGGGCTGATTGAGAAAGCTTTTCCTTTGTTATGTTATCCAATCCAATGGGTTAGAAGGTCAGCTGTCACTTTTATTGCTGCCAGCAGCGAGAGCTTAGGACCAGTAGATTCCTATGTTTATCTTTTTCCAGTTTTGCGCTCTTTCTTCCACAGAGAGCCAACTTCTTTATCTTCTGAGACATCCCTCCTTTCATGTCTGAAGCCTCCAGTCAGTAAGACGGTATACTATCAAGTTGTGGAGAATGCAAGGAGTCCTTACATGTTGGAAAGACAAAGAAAAATATGGTATTGCAGATCCTCCAATTCAAACCAGTGGGAAACTGTTGAACATACTAGGAAGGTAGCAGGTGATGTAAAATCTATTAAGAGTCCTGTCAAAAGAGAATCCAATGCACAAAGTGGCAAATATGTCAATAGTATTACACAGAATTCGCCTCTACCTATCATTGAAGATGTTGCCATAAGAACAGGGACTCCCTTCCAAAGTACCTCTGGTTCAGTGGACATAAGAGACTCTCTTTCATCTGAAAAATTGCAATTCTCTGGCTTCATCTCCgcgcaaatcacagcaagaaataATTATCTTTGTGATGGGCCTGGTGAAGGCATACCCTTGTATTCTGTTTGTGTGGATAAGCGCACAGCTGGAGTGTCTGTAGGTTCTGAATCTTCAATGAACTGGAATCCTAAAGGGGTTGCTGCTTCATGCATGCCTTGGCTGGAGCCTGTTAACAAGCAGTTTGGCTTATCAAGTTCAGTTCCTCCTAAACTTGTTTCAAGCTCTTTTTTTAACATCAGCAACAATGTCAAGCAAGTCCAAAAGCCAGCACAAGATCCAGAAGCCAGGGACTCTGAGCAATCTGCTTATGTGACCAGCAAGTTCCAGGATATTACTGTTTGTGACACTCTAAAGGGAAGCTCGTCTATGGCTGGAGATGATGCCTCACAGTCTGATTTAGGTGGGTTGTCTGCCTTAGCAAGAGCATCTTCAATTCCTGACACAGAATGGAAGCCTCGTGGAGTTCTTGTTGCACACCTCCAGGAGCACCGTTCTGCTGTGAATGATATAGCCATTTCAAATGACCACACCTTTTTCATAAGTGCATCAGATGATTCCACTGTTAAGATATGGGATACTAGAAAGTTGGAAAAGGACATCTCTTTTCGATCTAGGTTAACTTATTCTCTTGATGGTAGCCGGGCTTTATGTGCAACTATGCTTCGAGGCACTGCACaagtagttcttggtgcaagtgatGGAAGAGTTCACTTGTTTTCTGTGGATTATATATCTAGAGGGTTTGGTAATGTAATTGAAAGGTACTCGGGTGTTGCTGATATCAAGAAGAGAGAAGTTGGTGAAGGCGCGATTCTTAGCCTTCTAAACTGTTCTAGTGCAGATAGCTGCATAAGTCAGACTGTTTTGTTCAGCACCCAGCGTTGTGGGGTCCATCTTTGGGATACAAGGATGAACTCAGAAGCTTGGACATTCAAAGCTGTTCCTGATGAGGGATATGTCTCATCTCTCGTAATGGGTCAATGTGGGAATTGGTTTGTGTCGGGTTCTTCAAGGGGTTTTCTGACACTATGGGATCTCAGGTTCCTTTTGCCTGTTAACTCCTGGCAGTACCCCACTGTATGCCCTGTGGAAAAGTTATGCTTGCTAATTCCACCAGCCAATTCCTCGTCTACTGTCACAAGGCCGTTAGTTTATGTTGCTGCTGGGCATAATGAGGTCTCCCTCTGGAATGCAGAGAATGGAAGTTGCCATCAG GTGCTGAGAGTAGCTAGTGGTGAGAATGAAGCTGAAACATCCAATGTTACTCGAGCACTGGCAAGGCCTTCTAGCAAACAAAGTTCAAAACCAGATGGGAAACGTGGTACCAGTTCCAAATATAGGACTGATGAGTTGAATGAACCTGCCCCTCGTCTTCAGGGTATCCGCTCATTGCTTCCCTTACCTGGAGGAGACCTGTTAACTGGTGGAACAGACTTGAGGATACGATACTGGGATCATTCTAG TCCTGATCATAGTTACTGTGTATGCGGTCCATCAACAAAAGGTGTCAGGAATGATGAGTACTACGATATAAGGTCTAGCTTTGGCATACAAGTTGTTCAG GAGATGAACAAGAGGCCTGCTGCATCCAAGTTGGCCCAGAAGGCACTTCTCTCAATGGCAGCTACCGATTCTGCCGGGTGCCACCGCGACTCAGTGCTTTCATTAGCATCCGCCAAGTTGAGCCAAAGACTACTGATATCCAGTAGCAGAGATGGTGCAATCAAGGTCTGGAAATAA
- the LOC135673038 gene encoding serine/threonine-protein kinase VPS15-like isoform X1 yields MGNKIARTTQVSATEYYLHDLPSTYNLVLVEILGRGRFFKSILCKHDEGLVLVKVYFKRGDPLDLKEYERRLAQIRDIFQSMQHPHVWPFQFWLETDKAAYLLRQYFFSNLHDRLSTRPFLSLIEKKWLAFQLLCAVEQGHNKGVCHGDIKCENVLVTSWNWLYLADFASFKPTYIPDDDPSDFSFFFDTGGRRRCYLAPERFYDHGSESQVAADAPLKPSMDIFSLGCVIAELFLEGQPLFELSQLLSYRRGQYDPSQYLEKIQDDGIRKMILHMIQLDPNARLTCESYLQNYASSIFPNYFAPFLHKFFSCLVPLDSDTRVAATQSAFQKIHEQMMNFRSSEDIVSDPSTCSKSTDDEGFQHTEGGRQSMQSARGNERGKLEKVTVADHIQLVGDITSLLKDAENISRKTHSDVAQRKSTLISSNDSDAACTPFSKQFMHLKEQALGDSKGHKQKETIFLRKILKSDLDALMDEYDSQTDTYGMPSFPGSECKVSCEGMVLIASLVCSCIRSVKQPQLRRAGLILLKTSSSYIDDEDRLQHVLPYVIVMLSDPAAIVRCAALETLCDILPSVQDFPPSDAMIFPEYILPMLSMLPDDPEESVRICYASNISKIAMTAYRFLIRSEHISDGVPLDRSGLVQKSQSLPMESPRKKQGHKVDGQLVQLRKSIAEIVQELVMGAKQTPNIRRALLQDIGRLCYFFGQRHSNDLLLPILPAFLNDRDEQLRAVFYGQIIFVCFFVGQISVEEYLLPYIEQALSDEMEAVIVNALECLSMLCKSGFLQKRMLRGLIEKAFPLLCYPIQWVRRSAVTFIAASSESLGPVDSYVYLFPVLRSFFHREPTSLSSETSLLSCLKPPVSKTVYYQVVENARSPYMLERQRKIWYCRSSNSNQWETVEHTRKVAGDVKSIKSPVKRESNAQSGKYVNSITQNSPLPIIEDVAIRTGTPFQSTSGSVDIRDSLSSEKLQFSGFISAQITARNNYLCDGPGEGIPLYSVCVDKRTAGVSVGSESSMNWNPKGVAASCMPWLEPVNKQFGLSSSVPPKLVSSSFFNISNNVKQVQKPAQDPEARDSEQSAYVTSKFQDITVCDTLKGSSSMAGDDASQSDLGGLSALARASSIPDTEWKPRGVLVAHLQEHRSAVNDIAISNDHTFFISASDDSTVKIWDTRKLEKDISFRSRLTYSLDGSRALCATMLRGTAQVVLGASDGRVHLFSVDYISRGFGNVIERYSGVADIKKREVGEGAILSLLNCSSADSCISQTVLFSTQRCGVHLWDTRMNSEAWTFKAVPDEGYVSSLVMGQCGNWFVSGSSRGFLTLWDLRFLLPVNSWQYPTVCPVEKLCLLIPPANSSSTVTRPLVYVAAGHNEVSLWNAENGSCHQVLRVASGENEAETSNVTRALARPSSKQSSKPDGKRGTSSKYRTDELNEPAPRLQGIRSLLPLPGGDLLTGGTDLRIRYWDHSSPDHSYCVCGPSTKGVRNDEYYDIRSSFGIQVVQEMNKRPAASKLAQKALLSMAATDSAGCHRDSVLSLASAKLSQRLLISSSRDGAIKVWK; encoded by the exons ATGGGGAACAAGATCGCGAGGACCACCCAGGTGTCCGCGACCGAGTACTACCTCCACGACCTCCCATCCACCTATAACCTGGTGCTTGTGGAGATTCTAGGCCGGGGACGCTTCTTCAAGTCCATCCTCTGCAAGCATGACGAGGGCCTCGTTCTTGTCAAGGTCTACTTCAAGCGCGGCGACCCCCTCGACCTCAAG GAGTATGAGAGGAGGTTGGCTCAGATCAGGGACATCTTCCAATCCATGCAACATCCCCATGTTTGGCCATTTCAA TTCTGGCTGGAGACTGATAAGGCAGCTTATCTCTTGAGGCAATATTTCTTCAGCAACCTTCATGATCGGCTGAGCACGAGGCCCTTCCTCAGCCTTATTGAAAAGAAGTGGCTTGCTTTTCAG TTACTCTGTGCTGTGGAGCAGGGTCACAACAAAGGAGTTTGCCATG GTGATATCAAGTGTGAGAATGTTCTTGTTACTTCTTGGAATTGGCTATATCTTGCCGACTTTGCATCTTTCAAGCCAACATACATACCGGATGATGACCCTTCAGATTTTTCATTCTTCTTTGACACTGGTGGGAGGAGGCGATGTTATCTCGCACCTGAG AGATTTTATGATCATGGAAGTGAATCACAAGTTGCAGCGGATGCACCTTTAAAGCCATCTATGGACATCTTCTCACTGGG GTGTGTTATTGCTGAGCTTTTTCTGGAGGGGCAACCATTATTTGAGTTATCCCAGCTACTTTCATATCGCCGAGGGCAATATGACCCTAGTCAATACCTTGAAAAG ATACAAGATGATGGAATCCGGAAAATGATACTTCACATGATTCAGTTGGACCCAAATGCAAGGCTAACATGTGAAAGTTATTTGCAAAATTATGCGTCTTCTATATTTCCGAATTATTTTGCACCATTTCTTCACAAATTCTTTTCTTGTCTGGTTCCTCTTGACTCGGATACAAGG GTTGCAGCCACACAAAGCGCCTTCCAGAAGATACATGAGCAAATGATGAATTTTAGATCATCTGAGGACATTGTTTCTGATCCATCCACTTGTTCAAAATCCACAGATGATGAAGGTTTTCAACATACAGAAGGTGGGAGACAAAGCATGCAATCGGCAAGAGGGAATGAAAGAGGGAAGTTGGAGAAAGTCACAGTTGCTGACCATATACAGCTTGTTGGAGATATTACTTCACTTCTCAAGGATGCAGAAAACATAAGCCGTAAAACACATTCGGATGTAGCACAGAGAAAATCTACATTGATCTCCTCAAATGACTCTGACGCCGCCTGCACTCCATTTTCTAAACAATTTATGCATTTGAAAGAACAGGCTTTAGGTGATTCCAAAGGACATAAGCAGAAAGAAacaatttttttaagaaagatcCTTAAAAGTGACTTGGACGCTCTGATGGATGAATATGATAGCCAGACAGATACATATGGCATGCCGTCTTTTCCAGGGTCAGAGTGTAAAGTCAGCTGCGAAGGCATGGTCCTAATTGCATCTTTAGTTTGCTCATGCATAAGAAGTGTAAAGCAACCACAGCTGAGGAGGGCTGGTCTTATTTTACTAAAGACTTCTTCCTCATACATTGATGATGAAGATCGTTTGCAACATGTACTTCCATATGTTATTGTGATGCTCTCTGATCCAGCTGCAATTGTGCGTTGTGCTGCTCTTGAAACATTGTGTGACATTTTGCCTTCAGTCCAAGACTTTCCTCCGAGTGATGCAATGATATTTCCCGAGTATATTCTTCCAATGCTTTCCATGCTTCCTGATGATCCAGAAGAAAGTGTTAGGATATGTTATGCAAGTAACATTTCTAAGATTGCAATGACTGCTTATAGATTCTTGATTCGCTCCGAGCACATATCTGATGGAGTACCTCTTGATAGATCTGGTCTAGTTCAAAAATCGCAATCCCTTCCTATGGAATcaccaagaaagaagcaaggccATAAAGTTGATGGTCAGCTTGTGCAGTTGAGAAAATCCATAGCTGAAATTGTGCAGGAATTGGTAATGGGTGCAAAGCAAACTCCAAATATCCGTAGAGCTCTCCTGCAAGATATTGGTCGTCTTTGTTATTTCTTTGGGCAGAGGCATAGTAATGACTTGTTGTTGCCCATCCTACCAGCATTTCTTAATGATCGAGATGAGCAACTTCGAGCAGTTTTTTACGGGCAGATAATTTTTGTCTGCTTTTTTGTCGGTCAAATAAGTGTTGAGGAATACCTTTTGCCCTATATCGAACAGGCGTTGAGCGATGAAATGGAGGCTGTAATTGTGAATGCTTTAGAATGCTTATCCATGTTGTGCAAGAGTGGTTTTCTACAGAAAAGGATGCTTCGTGGGCTGATTGAGAAAGCTTTTCCTTTGTTATGTTATCCAATCCAATGGGTTAGAAGGTCAGCTGTCACTTTTATTGCTGCCAGCAGCGAGAGCTTAGGACCAGTAGATTCCTATGTTTATCTTTTTCCAGTTTTGCGCTCTTTCTTCCACAGAGAGCCAACTTCTTTATCTTCTGAGACATCCCTCCTTTCATGTCTGAAGCCTCCAGTCAGTAAGACGGTATACTATCAAGTTGTGGAGAATGCAAGGAGTCCTTACATGTTGGAAAGACAAAGAAAAATATGGTATTGCAGATCCTCCAATTCAAACCAGTGGGAAACTGTTGAACATACTAGGAAGGTAGCAGGTGATGTAAAATCTATTAAGAGTCCTGTCAAAAGAGAATCCAATGCACAAAGTGGCAAATATGTCAATAGTATTACACAGAATTCGCCTCTACCTATCATTGAAGATGTTGCCATAAGAACAGGGACTCCCTTCCAAAGTACCTCTGGTTCAGTGGACATAAGAGACTCTCTTTCATCTGAAAAATTGCAATTCTCTGGCTTCATCTCCgcgcaaatcacagcaagaaataATTATCTTTGTGATGGGCCTGGTGAAGGCATACCCTTGTATTCTGTTTGTGTGGATAAGCGCACAGCTGGAGTGTCTGTAGGTTCTGAATCTTCAATGAACTGGAATCCTAAAGGGGTTGCTGCTTCATGCATGCCTTGGCTGGAGCCTGTTAACAAGCAGTTTGGCTTATCAAGTTCAGTTCCTCCTAAACTTGTTTCAAGCTCTTTTTTTAACATCAGCAACAATGTCAAGCAAGTCCAAAAGCCAGCACAAGATCCAGAAGCCAGGGACTCTGAGCAATCTGCTTATGTGACCAGCAAGTTCCAGGATATTACTGTTTGTGACACTCTAAAGGGAAGCTCGTCTATGGCTGGAGATGATGCCTCACAGTCTGATTTAGGTGGGTTGTCTGCCTTAGCAAGAGCATCTTCAATTCCTGACACAGAATGGAAGCCTCGTGGAGTTCTTGTTGCACACCTCCAGGAGCACCGTTCTGCTGTGAATGATATAGCCATTTCAAATGACCACACCTTTTTCATAAGTGCATCAGATGATTCCACTGTTAAGATATGGGATACTAGAAAGTTGGAAAAGGACATCTCTTTTCGATCTAGGTTAACTTATTCTCTTGATGGTAGCCGGGCTTTATGTGCAACTATGCTTCGAGGCACTGCACaagtagttcttggtgcaagtgatGGAAGAGTTCACTTGTTTTCTGTGGATTATATATCTAGAGGGTTTGGTAATGTAATTGAAAGGTACTCGGGTGTTGCTGATATCAAGAAGAGAGAAGTTGGTGAAGGCGCGATTCTTAGCCTTCTAAACTGTTCTAGTGCAGATAGCTGCATAAGTCAGACTGTTTTGTTCAGCACCCAGCGTTGTGGGGTCCATCTTTGGGATACAAGGATGAACTCAGAAGCTTGGACATTCAAAGCTGTTCCTGATGAGGGATATGTCTCATCTCTCGTAATGGGTCAATGTGGGAATTGGTTTGTGTCGGGTTCTTCAAGGGGTTTTCTGACACTATGGGATCTCAGGTTCCTTTTGCCTGTTAACTCCTGGCAGTACCCCACTGTATGCCCTGTGGAAAAGTTATGCTTGCTAATTCCACCAGCCAATTCCTCGTCTACTGTCACAAGGCCGTTAGTTTATGTTGCTGCTGGGCATAATGAGGTCTCCCTCTGGAATGCAGAGAATGGAAGTTGCCATCAG GTGCTGAGAGTAGCTAGTGGTGAGAATGAAGCTGAAACATCCAATGTTACTCGAGCACTGGCAAGGCCTTCTAGCAAACAAAGTTCAAAACCAGATGGGAAACGTGGTACCAGTTCCAAATATAGGACTGATGAGTTGAATGAACCTGCCCCTCGTCTTCAGGGTATCCGCTCATTGCTTCCCTTACCTGGAGGAGACCTGTTAACTGGTGGAACAGACTTGAGGATACGATACTGGGATCATTCTAG TCCTGATCATAGTTACTGTGTATGCGGTCCATCAACAAAAGGTGTCAGGAATGATGAGTACTACGATATAAGGTCTAGCTTTGGCATACAAGTTGTTCAG GAGATGAACAAGAGGCCTGCTGCATCCAAGTTGGCCCAGAAGGCACTTCTCTCAATGGCAGCTACCGATTCTGCCGGGTGCCACCGCGACTCAGTGCTTTCATTAGCATCCGCCAAGTTGAGCCAAAGACTACTGATATCCAGTAGCAGAGATGGTGCAATCAAGGTCTGGAAATAA